One window of the Rhipicephalus microplus isolate Deutch F79 chromosome 2, USDA_Rmic, whole genome shotgun sequence genome contains the following:
- the LOC142796204 gene encoding uncharacterized protein LOC142796204 → MQVFQCAFLRILLSVFLPASLTTPLQYQHRSSESGTLTCHALLVFDTSLSTATYLEPLDFTSRNRSGSLPAPPVSYMVLDKTWSTLSASASMPVSTTKERPLPAALCGLGGCAPTQTANPFTLVMQVFQCAFLRILLSVFLPASLTTPLQYQHRSSESGTLTCHALLVFDTSLSTATYLEPLDFTSRNRSGSLPAPPVSYMVLDKTWSTLSASASMPVSTTKERPLPAALCGLGGCAPTQTANPFTLVMQVSKTYSLLAKKSSNYLLFQLPSPHCCVLVALECSRVIRALLMMSGDIESNPGPASNAVLTELQKLSAGQTELISQVQDLKSHLLSTDKSIADLSRRMTDLEGHCQNIISLRTDVEALRRDTARASDLLRKLEARVDEAENHSRRNNLIFYGLPESTGSEALVQVEQLVIKHCRDRLGISIDPKEIERAHRLGRRKGTNHHRPIIVKFAFHKTKGEILSNGRKFKGTTFSVGEDFSRRVQNVRRQLIAFAKTKSLPFSITYKTLLMGHKRYVYDEQSQTVREAS, encoded by the coding sequence ATGCAGGTGTTTCAGTGCGCATTCCTGCGCATACTGCTTTCCGTTTTCCTGCCAGCTTCCTTGACCACACCGTTGCAGTATCAACATCGTTCCAGCGAAAGTGGCACGCTTACCTGTCACGCCCTCTTGGTCTTCGACACAAGCTTATCAACCGCAACGTACTTGGAACCACTGGATTTCACCTCACGCAACAGATCTGGATCCCTTCCGGCGCCACCGGTCAGCTACATGGTCCTCGACAAAACCTGGTCGACGCTATCAGCATCGGCATCGATGCCTGTGTCGACTACAAAAGAGCGGCCTTTGCCGGCGGCGCtgtgtgggctcggcggctgtgcaccaacgcagaccGCTAATCCTTTCACTCTTGTCATGCAGGTGTTTCAGTGCGCATTCCTGCGCATACTGCTTTCCGTTTTCCTGCCAGCTTCCTTGACCACACCGTTGCAGTATCAACATCGTTCCAGCGAAAGTGGCACGCTTACCTGTCACGCCCTCTTGGTCTTCGACACAAGCTTATCAACCGCAACGTACTTGGAACCACTGGATTTCACCTCACGCAACAGATCTGGATCCCTTCCGGCGCCACCGGTCAGCTACATGGTCCTCGACAAAACCTGGTCGACGCTATCAGCATCGGCATCGATGCCTGTGTCGACTACAAAAGAGCGGCCTTTGCCGGCGGCGCtgtgtgggctcggcggctgtgcaccaacgcagaccGCTAATCCTTTCACTCTTGTCATGCAGGTTAGTAAAACTTACAGTCTTCTCGCTAAGAAGTCTAGTAATTACCTGCTGtttcagctgccgagcccacactGCTGCGTTCTTGTTGCACTTGAGTGTTCTCGTGTTATTCGTGCCTTGTTGATGATGTCGGGCGATATTGAAAGCAATCCGGGTCCTGCTTCTAATGCTGTACTAACTGAACTGCAGAAATTGTCTGCCGGTCAGACGGAATTAATCAGTCAGGTACAGGACCTTAAGTCCCATTTGCTATCAACAGATAAATCTATAGCAGATCTCAGTAGACGCATGACTGATCTGGAAGGGCACTGCCAAAATATTATTTCCTTACGTACTGATGTGGAAGCGCTCAGAAGAGACACCGCTCGCGCGAGTGACCTTCTGCGCAAGCTTGAAGCACGCGTGGATGAAGCCGAGAATCATTCTCGGCGCAATAACCTCATATTTTATGGCCTTCCTGAATCAACTGGATCGGAAGCACTTGTCCAAGTTGAACAACTTGTCATCAAGCACTGCCGTGATCGTCTAGGTATTTCCATCGATCCGAAGGAAATTGAGCGCGCGCATCGTCTGGGTCGCCGCAAGGGTACTAACCACCATCGCCCCATAATAGTTAAATTCGCATTCCATAAAACCAAAGGAGAGATTCTTTCTAATGGACGGAAATTTAAAGGAACCACTTTTAGTGTTGGTGAAGATTTTTCACGTCGTGTGCAAAACGTCCGTCGGCAATTGATTGCCTTTGCTAAAACCAAGTCGCTGCCTTTTTCCATCACGTACAAGACACTGCTAATGGGTCACAAGCGCTACGTCTACGATGAGCAATCGCAAACTGTAAGGGAAGCATCGTAG